One stretch of Bosea vaviloviae DNA includes these proteins:
- a CDS encoding aldo/keto reductase: protein MDYRQLGASGLKVPALSFGCGTFGGEGPLFSAWGDTDVAQARRLVDICLEAGVTLFDTADVYSSGASETILGEALEGRRNQALISTKLGLPLGDGPLQAGTSRLRLVAGVEAALKRLRTDRIDLLQLHAFDAATPVEEVLSALDALMRAGKLLYVGASNFSGWQLMKSLAAADRHGWPRYVAHQVYYSLVGRDYEWELMPLGLDQKVGAMVWSPLGWGRLTGKLRRGQPLPAGSRLHESADFGPPVDDERLYAIVDVLDALAEETGKTVPQIALNWLLRRPSVSSVIIGARNEEQLRQNLGAVGWSLTREQVARLDAASAVTPAYPHYPYWREGGFKQINPPPV, encoded by the coding sequence ATGGATTATCGACAGCTCGGCGCATCCGGCCTGAAAGTCCCCGCCCTCAGCTTCGGCTGCGGCACCTTTGGCGGCGAGGGGCCGCTCTTCAGCGCCTGGGGCGACACCGACGTCGCGCAGGCCAGGCGCCTCGTCGACATCTGCCTGGAGGCGGGCGTCACGCTCTTCGACACGGCCGATGTCTATTCCAGCGGCGCGTCGGAGACGATCCTGGGCGAGGCGCTGGAGGGCCGGCGCAATCAGGCGCTGATCTCGACCAAGCTCGGCCTGCCATTGGGCGATGGCCCCTTGCAGGCCGGCACCTCGCGTCTGCGCCTGGTCGCGGGCGTCGAGGCGGCGCTGAAGCGCCTGCGCACCGACCGTATCGACCTGTTGCAGCTCCATGCTTTCGACGCGGCCACGCCGGTCGAGGAGGTCTTGAGCGCGCTCGACGCGCTCATGCGGGCCGGCAAGCTGCTCTATGTCGGCGCCTCCAACTTCTCCGGCTGGCAATTGATGAAGTCGCTCGCCGCCGCCGACCGCCATGGCTGGCCGCGCTATGTCGCCCACCAGGTCTATTACTCGCTGGTCGGGCGCGACTATGAATGGGAATTGATGCCGCTCGGGCTCGATCAGAAGGTCGGCGCGATGGTCTGGAGCCCGCTCGGCTGGGGTCGCCTGACCGGCAAGCTCCGCCGTGGCCAACCGCTTCCCGCCGGCAGCCGCCTGCATGAAAGCGCCGATTTCGGCCCGCCGGTCGACGATGAGCGGCTCTACGCCATCGTCGATGTGCTGGATGCGCTCGCCGAGGAGACCGGCAAGACCGTGCCGCAGATCGCGCTGAACTGGCTGCTGCGCCGCCCGAGCGTCTCCAGCGTCATCATCGGCGCGCGTAACGAGGAGCAACTGCGCCAGAATCTCGGCGCCGTCGGCTGGAGTTTGACGCGCGAGCAGGTCGCGCGGCTCGATGCGGCGAGCGCGGTGACGCCGGCCTACCCGCATTATCCCTATTGGCGCGAAGGCGGATTCAAGCAGATCAACCCGCCGCCGGTGTGA
- a CDS encoding nucleoside-diphosphate sugar epimerase/dehydratase, whose protein sequence is MASFSKQNLKKLAVIVHDLVVTALAIWLVFVIRFENWQLAEHLRLLPRGLPFFVAYAGLVYWFFSLYRSKWRFASLPDLSNIVKAVSILSLTLLVADYVLVAPNLYGTFFFGKITIALYWLVQNALLGGPRLAYRYFKYSRSKHLAQRGQTLPALLLGRGVEVEMVIRAMEAGTMRNLRPAGILSPRADDLGQSIRGVPVLGLLAEIETVALDAAERGEPFRRIVATASALVPEAEPDKWLARTRKLALPISRVDSLGEGMRDTELAPLEIEDLLVRPTVTIDRERLGSFLKGKRVLVTGGGGSIGSEICLRCAAFGAAELLIVESSEPALFQITEELIAQGHQTVVNGALADVRDRARITPLFTAFAPDIVIHAAALKHVPYLEADWTEGIKTNVFGSVNVTDAAIAAGAKIFVLISTDKAIEPVSMLGATKRFAEMYVQSRDAEFVAAAAGMRLVAVRFGNVLGSVGSVVPKFKAQIERGGPVTVTDPEMIRYFMTIREACDLVLTAASHARGDEPEAERAAVYILKMGQPVKIMDLAERMIRLAGYEPGIDIEIAVTGVRPGERLNEILFARDEPKAETGLDGVMAAKPIFAGRSRMQGWLARLEVGIKNDERAAAEAILDEAIPDFRLRAKPQAGPELPVSRPAAANRP, encoded by the coding sequence ATGGCCTCTTTCTCCAAACAGAATCTCAAGAAGCTCGCCGTCATCGTCCATGATCTCGTGGTCACGGCGCTGGCGATCTGGCTCGTCTTCGTCATCCGTTTCGAGAACTGGCAGCTCGCCGAGCATCTCAGGCTGCTGCCGCGCGGCCTGCCGTTCTTCGTCGCCTATGCCGGGCTGGTCTACTGGTTCTTCTCGCTCTACCGCTCGAAATGGCGCTTCGCCTCGCTGCCGGACCTGTCGAACATCGTCAAGGCGGTCTCGATCCTGAGCCTGACCCTGCTCGTGGCCGACTATGTCCTGGTTGCGCCGAACCTCTATGGCACGTTCTTCTTCGGCAAGATCACCATCGCGCTCTACTGGCTGGTGCAGAACGCGCTGCTCGGCGGCCCCAGGCTCGCCTATCGCTATTTCAAATACTCCCGCTCCAAGCACTTGGCGCAGCGCGGCCAGACCCTGCCGGCGCTGCTGCTCGGGCGCGGCGTCGAGGTCGAGATGGTGATCCGCGCCATGGAGGCCGGCACCATGCGCAATCTGCGGCCGGCCGGCATCCTGTCGCCGCGCGCGGATGATCTCGGCCAGTCGATCCGCGGTGTTCCGGTGCTGGGCCTGCTGGCGGAGATCGAGACGGTGGCGTTGGACGCCGCCGAGCGCGGCGAGCCTTTCCGCCGCATCGTCGCAACGGCGAGCGCGCTTGTTCCCGAAGCCGAGCCCGATAAATGGCTGGCGCGCACGCGCAAGCTCGCCTTGCCGATTTCGCGCGTCGACAGCCTGGGCGAGGGCATGCGCGACACCGAGCTCGCACCGCTCGAGATCGAGGATCTGCTGGTTCGCCCCACGGTCACGATCGATCGCGAGCGCCTGGGCTCCTTCCTGAAGGGCAAGCGCGTGCTGGTCACCGGCGGCGGCGGCTCGATCGGTTCCGAGATCTGCCTGCGTTGCGCCGCCTTCGGCGCCGCCGAACTGCTGATCGTCGAGAGCTCGGAGCCTGCGCTCTTCCAGATCACCGAGGAGCTCATCGCCCAGGGCCACCAGACCGTGGTCAATGGCGCGCTGGCCGATGTGCGCGACCGCGCCCGCATCACGCCGCTCTTCACCGCCTTCGCGCCCGACATCGTCATCCACGCGGCGGCGCTGAAGCATGTGCCCTATCTGGAAGCCGACTGGACGGAAGGCATCAAGACCAACGTCTTCGGCTCGGTGAATGTGACGGACGCCGCGATCGCGGCCGGCGCCAAGATCTTCGTGCTGATCTCGACCGACAAGGCGATCGAGCCCGTCTCGATGCTGGGCGCGACCAAGCGTTTCGCCGAGATGTATGTCCAGTCGCGCGATGCCGAGTTCGTCGCCGCCGCCGCCGGCATGCGGCTGGTCGCCGTGCGCTTCGGCAATGTGCTGGGCTCGGTCGGTTCGGTGGTGCCGAAATTCAAGGCGCAGATCGAGCGCGGCGGTCCGGTGACGGTGACCGATCCGGAGATGATCCGCTATTTCATGACGATCCGCGAGGCCTGCGATCTCGTCCTGACCGCCGCCTCGCATGCACGCGGCGACGAGCCCGAGGCCGAGCGCGCCGCCGTCTACATCCTCAAGATGGGCCAGCCCGTCAAAATCATGGACCTGGCCGAGCGGATGATCCGGCTGGCCGGCTATGAGCCCGGCATCGATATCGAGATCGCGGTCACCGGCGTCAGGCCGGGCGAGCGCCTCAACGAGATCCTGTTCGCGCGCGACGAGCCCAAGGCCGAGACGGGGCTCGACGGCGTCATGGCGGCCAAGCCGATCTTCGCCGGGCGTTCGCGCATGCAGGGCTGGCTGGCGCGGCTCGAAGTCGGCATCAAGAATGACGAGCGCGCCGCCGCCGAGGCCATCCTCGACGAGGCGATCCCCGATTTCAGGCTGCGGGCGAAGCCGCAAGCCGGGCCAGAGCTGCCGGTATCGCGACCCGCGGCCGCCAACCGGCCCTGA
- a CDS encoding MFS transporter has protein sequence MPVALYALTVGAFGIGVTEFVIMGLLLQVSGDLGISIPAAGLLMTGYALGVFVGAPILTVATRGLPRKTTLLVLMAIFTLGNLACALSPSFGWLMAARIVTALAHGTFFGVGSVVATGLVAPERKASAIAVMFTGLTLATLLGVPFGSWLGLAYGWRATFWAVTAIGILAFVILALFVPKARETAPLAPLSEEFAVLARPQVQLGLLITVLGFGGVFAVFTYIQPLLVELAGYSQEAVSPILLVFGAGLVVGNLLGGRWADRSLQPALIGTLLLLTLVMVAAGFALHSKIGAVVAAFALGAAAFATVAPLQMRVLQQAGGVGQGLASSLNIAAFNLGNAFGAWLGGFVISHGPGLAGIAPIAALVPLAALGLAAWSLAIERRSARVATI, from the coding sequence ATGCCCGTCGCACTCTATGCCCTCACTGTTGGCGCCTTCGGTATCGGCGTCACCGAATTCGTCATCATGGGCCTGCTGCTGCAGGTCTCGGGTGATCTCGGCATTTCGATCCCGGCAGCCGGTCTGCTGATGACCGGCTATGCGCTCGGTGTCTTCGTCGGCGCGCCGATCCTGACCGTCGCGACCCGCGGGCTGCCGCGCAAGACGACCCTGCTCGTCCTGATGGCGATCTTCACTCTCGGCAATCTCGCCTGTGCACTTAGCCCCAGCTTCGGCTGGCTGATGGCCGCGCGCATCGTCACGGCGCTGGCGCATGGCACTTTCTTCGGTGTCGGCTCGGTCGTCGCGACCGGGCTTGTCGCGCCGGAGCGCAAGGCCTCGGCCATCGCCGTGATGTTCACGGGGTTGACGCTGGCGACGCTGCTCGGCGTGCCCTTCGGCTCCTGGCTCGGCCTGGCCTATGGCTGGCGCGCGACCTTCTGGGCGGTGACCGCGATCGGCATCCTGGCTTTCGTCATCCTGGCGCTTTTCGTGCCCAAGGCTCGCGAGACGGCGCCGCTGGCGCCGCTCTCGGAGGAGTTTGCGGTGCTGGCCCGGCCGCAGGTCCAGCTCGGCCTGCTGATCACTGTGCTCGGCTTCGGCGGCGTCTTTGCGGTCTTCACCTATATCCAGCCGCTGCTGGTCGAGCTCGCGGGCTATAGCCAGGAGGCGGTCTCGCCGATCCTGCTGGTTTTCGGGGCCGGCCTCGTCGTCGGCAATCTGCTCGGCGGCCGCTGGGCCGACCGCAGCCTCCAGCCCGCCCTGATCGGCACGCTGCTGTTGCTGACGCTGGTGATGGTCGCAGCCGGCTTCGCCCTCCACAGCAAGATCGGCGCTGTCGTTGCGGCCTTTGCGCTGGGAGCGGCCGCCTTCGCCACGGTCGCGCCGCTGCAGATGCGGGTGCTGCAGCAGGCCGGCGGCGTAGGCCAGGGGCTGGCGTCGAGCCTCAATATCGCCGCCTTCAACCTCGGCAATGCCTTCGGCGCCTGGCTCGGCGGCTTCGTCATCAGCCATGGCCCGGGCCTCGCCGGCATCGCGCCGATCGCCGCGTTGGTGCCGCTGGCGGCGCTTGGCCTCGCCGCCTGGAGCCTCGCCATCGAGCGGCGCAGCGCCCGCGTCGCGACCATCTGA
- a CDS encoding NAD-dependent epimerase/dehydratase family protein: MAEPRILVTGASGFVGPHVVAALRDAGYRLRLTQRRATAAPPGIETVVTGDMSAPIDWRAALEGVDHVVHMAGLAHAGPGLDEALYRQINTQATLDLAEAARQAGIARLIYLSSIKALSGAFDGPPLRDDDSPAPDDAYGRSKLAAEQGLAGLDLDWVSLRPVLIYGPGVKANMAALLRLARLPLPLPLGGLNAPRSLLAVENLAEAILFALTPACPSRRSYIVSDPEPISVAEIITAMRAGLERKPGLIPVPARWLGLAARLAGKQDAFAKLSGGLIAAPDALLRAGWRPRVAIPAALARLAASPAA, encoded by the coding sequence ATGGCTGAGCCGCGTATCCTCGTGACCGGCGCGAGCGGCTTCGTCGGACCACATGTCGTCGCGGCGCTGCGCGATGCCGGCTATCGCCTGCGACTGACGCAGCGCCGCGCCACCGCGGCCCCACCCGGCATCGAAACCGTCGTAACGGGCGACATGAGCGCGCCCATCGACTGGCGAGCCGCGCTGGAAGGCGTCGACCATGTCGTGCATATGGCCGGGCTCGCCCATGCCGGCCCCGGCCTCGATGAGGCGCTCTACCGGCAGATCAACACGCAGGCGACGCTGGATCTCGCTGAAGCCGCCAGGCAAGCGGGCATCGCGCGCCTGATCTATCTCTCCTCGATCAAGGCGCTGAGCGGGGCTTTCGACGGACCGCCCTTACGCGACGACGACAGCCCGGCGCCCGACGACGCCTATGGCCGCTCCAAGCTCGCCGCCGAGCAAGGCCTGGCCGGGCTCGATCTCGACTGGGTGAGCCTGCGCCCGGTTCTGATCTACGGGCCGGGCGTGAAGGCCAATATGGCGGCGCTGCTCAGGCTCGCACGCCTGCCCTTGCCCCTGCCGCTCGGCGGGCTCAACGCGCCGCGCTCGCTGCTGGCGGTGGAGAACCTGGCTGAAGCGATCCTGTTCGCACTGACGCCGGCCTGCCCGTCCCGCAGGAGCTATATCGTCTCGGATCCCGAGCCGATCAGCGTCGCGGAGATCATCACGGCGATGCGGGCGGGCCTGGAGCGCAAACCCGGACTGATTCCCGTGCCCGCACGATGGCTCGGCCTTGCCGCCCGTCTTGCCGGCAAGCAGGACGCCTTCGCCAAGCTGAGCGGCGGGCTCATCGCCGCGCCGGACGCTCTGCTCAGGGCCGGTTGGCGGCCGCGGGTCGCGATACCGGCAGCTCTGGCCCGGCTTGCGGCTTCGCCCGCAGCCTGA
- a CDS encoding MmcB family DNA repair protein, protein MSLTDARLNPPPTRPDITRAVCRGAGRHLRERGYAIVKEMTFANGRRGDIVALSPSGELLVVEVKSGVEDYRVDGKWPDYRDYCDGFLFAVAPEFPREILPEDVGLIVADAYGGEMLRDAPRHPLSGARRKALTIAFAKLAAGRLALLEDPGL, encoded by the coding sequence ATGTCCCTGACCGACGCCCGCCTGAACCCGCCACCGACGCGGCCCGACATCACCCGCGCCGTCTGCCGTGGCGCGGGCCGGCATCTGCGCGAGCGCGGCTACGCCATCGTCAAGGAGATGACCTTCGCCAATGGTCGGCGCGGCGACATCGTCGCGCTCTCGCCGTCGGGTGAATTGCTCGTGGTCGAGGTCAAATCCGGGGTCGAGGATTACCGCGTCGACGGCAAATGGCCGGATTATCGCGACTATTGCGACGGCTTCCTCTTCGCGGTCGCGCCGGAATTCCCGCGCGAGATCCTGCCCGAGGACGTCGGGCTGATCGTCGCCGACGCCTATGGCGGCGAGATGCTGCGCGACGCGCCCCGCCACCCGCTCAGCGGCGCCAGGCGCAAGGCGCTGACCATCGCCTTCGCCAAGCTGGCGGCTGGACGATTGGCACTGCTGGAGGATCCAGGGCTTTAG
- a CDS encoding TetR/AcrR family transcriptional regulator produces MSHPERDTRQTIVDTAERFFRDIGYQKTTVADIAKSLRMSPANVYRFFDSKKSINEAVLARYKGEHEAALAEIAAQDRPVTDRLRDMLQTSYRINQARYADQQRMHEMVCAAMEESWDAILGHIARFDALMCKVVTEGVESGAFRKVDPGEATRCIRTAMIRFHHPLLMSQCSRMPGPSIDEMIDFIMAALEPPVGAA; encoded by the coding sequence TTGAGCCATCCTGAACGCGATACCAGGCAAACCATCGTCGACACGGCCGAGCGCTTCTTTCGCGACATCGGCTACCAGAAGACGACGGTTGCCGACATCGCCAAATCGCTGCGCATGAGCCCGGCCAACGTCTATCGCTTTTTCGATTCGAAGAAGTCGATCAACGAGGCGGTGCTGGCGCGCTACAAGGGCGAGCACGAAGCGGCGCTGGCTGAGATCGCGGCTCAGGACCGGCCGGTGACTGACCGCCTGCGCGACATGCTGCAGACCTCCTACCGCATCAACCAGGCCCGCTATGCCGACCAGCAGCGCATGCATGAGATGGTCTGCGCGGCAATGGAGGAGAGCTGGGACGCGATCCTGGGCCATATCGCCCGGTTCGACGCCTTGATGTGCAAGGTCGTCACTGAGGGCGTCGAGAGCGGGGCGTTCCGGAAGGTCGATCCCGGTGAGGCCACCCGCTGCATCCGCACGGCGATGATCCGCTTTCATCACCCGCTGCTGATGTCGCAATGCTCGCGCATGCCGGGGCCCAGCATCGACGAGATGATCGACTTCATCATGGCCGCGCTGGAGCCGCCGGTCGGCGCCGCTTGA
- a CDS encoding MraY family glycosyltransferase — protein MDSFLAPLLILIAAAAMSAVLCVALRPLLTRYALARPNARSSHSIPTPQGGGIAVLAGAFLALGPGLLLGPLPAGAQNDLLLVGAAAILLAIVGAWDDIRPLPASLRLVLQAACVGLVVVYAAPGLRLFPGLMPLVLERALALLAGIWFVNLVNFMDGIDWITIAGIVPLTGALALAGQAGALDLGSGWLAAALCGGLIGFAPFNKPRARLFLGDVGSLPIGLLTAYLLYRLAGSGAFAAALILPLYHLCDATLTLLRRLARGEKIWEAHRSHLYQQATTNGFSVLGIVTRIAILNLVLIALAALSLRIPGLWGQLACLAVALLLTAALLRAFARPKATHG, from the coding sequence TTGGACAGCTTTCTCGCCCCCCTCCTGATCCTGATCGCCGCGGCCGCCATGTCGGCCGTGCTTTGCGTCGCCTTGCGGCCGCTGCTCACGCGCTATGCGCTGGCGCGCCCCAATGCACGCTCCAGCCACAGCATCCCAACGCCGCAGGGCGGCGGGATCGCGGTCCTGGCCGGAGCTTTCCTGGCGCTCGGCCCCGGCCTTCTGCTCGGCCCACTCCCGGCCGGGGCGCAAAACGATCTCCTGCTGGTCGGCGCTGCTGCGATTCTGCTCGCCATCGTCGGCGCCTGGGACGATATCCGGCCGTTGCCGGCGAGCCTGCGGCTCGTGCTGCAAGCGGCCTGCGTCGGGCTCGTCGTCGTCTATGCTGCGCCGGGCCTGCGGCTGTTTCCCGGTCTCATGCCGCTTGTGCTGGAGCGAGCACTGGCGCTGCTGGCCGGCATCTGGTTCGTCAATCTCGTCAACTTCATGGACGGGATCGACTGGATCACCATCGCCGGCATCGTGCCCCTGACCGGCGCCCTGGCGCTGGCTGGACAGGCGGGCGCGCTCGATCTGGGCAGCGGCTGGCTGGCGGCGGCGCTCTGCGGCGGGCTGATCGGCTTCGCACCCTTCAACAAGCCCCGCGCCCGGCTCTTCCTCGGCGATGTCGGCTCGCTGCCGATCGGCCTGCTCACGGCCTATCTGCTCTACAGGCTCGCCGGAAGCGGCGCTTTTGCGGCGGCACTGATCCTGCCGCTCTACCATCTCTGCGACGCCACCCTGACACTGCTGCGCCGATTGGCGCGTGGCGAAAAAATCTGGGAGGCGCATCGCTCGCATCTCTACCAGCAGGCGACCACGAACGGCTTCAGCGTGCTCGGCATCGTCACGCGGATCGCCATCCTGAACCTGGTCCTGATCGCGCTGGCCGCGCTCAGCCTGCGTATCCCCGGCCTCTGGGGACAACTCGCCTGCCTTGCAGTGGCACTGCTGCTGACCGCGGCTCTGCTGCGCGCCTTTGCCCGCCCGAAGGCCACCCATGGCTGA